The Syngnathoides biaculeatus isolate LvHL_M chromosome 20, ASM1980259v1, whole genome shotgun sequence nucleotide sequence GAGTTCGTCGGAAAGGTCCGAAAAACACGAACTGTCAGGACAGTCTGTTAAAACGGGATTTAAAGGCTCCTCTGCCACATTTTCTGTGGCGTCTTCATCGGCTGCGGACGCCGCCATGTTGGCTCTGACAGCCAACGAACTTCCTGCCACGAAAGAAGGTCCTTTGTTGGGGAGCGCTTGTTTTAAACAACTACGCTCTGCGCGCGGGCGGCAATTGGGAGCAAACACGTTTTAATATTACCCAGCCCACCAACCGGGCTTTGTAGTTGATTAAATTCAAAACACACCACTAACTACTTCCGTCGTACTTACAAACAAATTAtacatattgttgttgttttgcattgcacaGTAAAGTCTTCCACATATGTTTCCACACCATGTTAATACGTGTTCAGGACAAATATGTACACTACGGCAAGATATGATAAACCTTATACACCAGAGGGCGGTAGAGCCAAAAAAAAGATCGCTCGGTTATGAATGACGTTTCGAGCTTACGAACGGTGCTGATGGAACAGAAAATACATTGTCGCTGTAAATTACATATACAAGCTAAtttactttttctaatcatttttATACTGACAAATATATACAAAGATATTGtaactatttttgtattttatgttttataccATCtgtgaggtggcacggtggatcagctcgtaaagcgttggcatcacagttttgaggtcccggcgtcggtcccggccccgcctgtgtggagtttgcatgttctccccgcgcctgcgtgggttttctccgggcactccggtttcctctcacatcccaaaggatgattctgagtgtgactgtttgtctccttgtgccctgcgattggctggcaacccgttgacagctgggattggctccggcactccccgcgacccccgtgaggataagcggcaaagagaatggatCTGTGGGGATGTCAGAATTTCCGTCTCTCAAAACACTAAGTCACATCAACAATGAAAACCACCTATTAAATGTGTAGTCTTACAGGTGCATCTGCACAATTctgtatttcaatttttatcAGTCAATCATTTCCAACTTATCCAGATTTCTGAATTACATAGGAAAAGTCCCATCTCATTTCTATATTAGAGTTAATTCTCCTTATGTCAAATTTTCCTGAAattgaaaatttcacatttccaatagctaTAGGCtccaataaaaattaaaatataatgtgTGTGCACCCGCAGATAGTGAAACCCTGGTCTACTACGTACAAACGTCGGTGACTCAACTGCCTACGACACGAATTAAAGAGACTTGTTTGACATTCAACCATCTTGAGGCACAAATTGACGCAGTGCACTACGGTGGCATTCTCGGGCCAGTCTTTTCCTGTTAGTGCTTCCGATGACCTTTTTGGACGTGTTCTTACGGGCTCGCCCTACGGCGGCCGAGTAAACCCCCGGCGTCGGAGAGCGGTAGTATGACATCCCCGCTTCTAATGATGTCACAGCTTTCGTACGCCGCCCGGGGGGGAATATTCCGAGAGGTGGCGGCGCACAGGAAGGCGATGCGTGCGTCGAGCCGCACGCGAATGACAGGTACTTTCGAGGACAATGCAAGTATTCGCAGCACATCCCATATTCCAAAAGGCATTGAATACTGACTGTGACATAAAAATACTAcatctatatacatatatatataaaatgtaaatatgactGCGCACAGACGCTCCCCATCCCACCTTTcgtgcaccccacctcctccgTGAAAGAAGCGCGCCAAAGaggaataaacaaaaatgctcCAAGACAGATTGGCCAATTTTGTGACACAACGTACACAAAAACTGGATCAACAAAGTATTCAGGATAAGCTGCGAAGAATTATGTGCGAGATTTCTTaatattttcctcttttttttttttaaacaaacattcactgccattgacggctttacaAGTCAAACATCCATGTTAACTGGGAGGGCTGGCTGTGAATGAGTTTAATTTAGCTACAAATCCCTCCCAAAACTCATCATATCATGTAATGTGCGTAGAATttagaggggtggaggggggaagaaaaatgtatatattttctgAATTAGGCTGAAACATAAAAATTGGAAAAACCTTGGGTACCTTCTTTCCCCTTTTCTCCTACACAATAAACCATTTCATGAGATTAGCACAGTTGTCAGCACTATTTCAACGTGCGGTCTCAAAAGCtgttcaatattttcattttactaaCTAAATCTTGACAAATCACTCGCATCagttttgcaatttaaaaaaaaaaaaaaaaatcaaaatccctTCACTGTATCACTAGTAACTAGTATCAACGTTTCCTCGTGTGTGATGTCAAGCCGTGATTCAGGATTTGCCCGAGTACCATGTCAAATGTTTGACCCCACTTTAACCTGGCTCGGCCCCACCCCTTCGCTCTACTCGTCACTATTAAAGACAAGATTCAGAGAGGGACCATCACTGCGTAATCCAAGAAAGGACCACCTCCTCGCACTGCAGGATGCCGGGAAAGCTCACGTCAGGTACTACCGTCGCTCTGCGTGCCGTCTTCGTTCTCTGCATTTATCGTGTCAATCCCTCCGCCCAGTTTGGCTGTTACTGGCCGGTCTCACGTCAGGCGGCGGACCCACTTCGGTGACTGCGGCGCCCGTCTGCGCCAACGGCCAGGCCGGGTGCCGCGTCCGCTCGTTGGCCAACCTGTTCGACAGAGTCATCCAGCACTCGGCCAGGATGCACGGCATCTCCGATGACCTTCACTCCGACTTTGTAAGTCACATTTTTCGTCAGTCCCGCATGTACGCGAAATTACATTTATATTGGGAAGTGGTTGAGGTCCAGTCGAAATTGATTTTATAAAAGATTGAAGAAACCTACTGGAAGATGTTTTCAAGTctctaaaaatataaactcgTATATAAATATTTGTTGTGCTCACTATATTCTCAAAACTGTTTACTTACTCATTGGGATTAAATGCCGCATCGCACTGTAGTACAGTATAGGCAGTCGTCACTGCTGTACTCCCACGAACGATGACATTTCCGTGACATCAGACCTTTTGATATTTCTGCGTGCACCGACCAGGAGCAGTTCTTCGTGCCTAGTAGGAATCACATTGGAAGGCTCAGTCGCAACTGTCACACCGCCCACCTCATCACCCCAGACGGCAAGGAGAACGCTCAGAGAATAGCGGTACACTCGGCTATTTCCACAAATATTCCGTTTAATCCGACAAGTCTCCTGAATCGGAATTTTATAACCGCACGCTCGATTGTCATATTTGGAATTCCAGCGCGAGGAGCTCACCGAGGTGATCCTGAAGCTCCTGGTGGCGTGGAGAGACCCCCTCTGGCACTTCCACCAGATGGCGGCCCACCACCACGACCCGGCCAACTTCAGCTCCGACAAAGCCCTCGAGATGAGCGACATGGTGCGTGAGCTACGCATAGGCGTGGAGAAAGTGGCCCAGAAGGTACCACTCTTCAAAATGAGTCGCTTCAAACATTTCACATGATAACGCAGACTATttagcaatgttccctctaagttgCACAACTACACATTTGAGCACTTGTTGGACTCTCTGACCgaagaggaaaacagatcccgcgcagtgaactacagcctgacgtgtttttttttgtttttgatttttttaaacacggcagcacactgcctctcacgaAGAGCTGCTGCTTGGGCACACCAAGCCACACACGCTACTTCCTTGtttgacaccgcccccctccattttaaaggggtacactgataattacaaacaccgcccaccaccgACGCTTTAGTaagaaacacagtctgggcaacgtagagcaaaagacgagttagacatgctgcttatgtttccTCTAGATAATAGTGACaaaagcattgaaaaaaaaaaaaaagatgaaatgctgttgctttaatgaatgttggagtatgtgaatattaataataacaatgaagaaaaagtggtgaaactggatgagattttctctttttttgagtaaaaaaggtctggtctgaagccaaagtagaaagtacaggatgagatggtgtataatgctaaaattccaccttggcacagcctgatcgaggatgaaagcacacacgatacagtgcacaaaaagcaaattctgtattttaaatataggaggcaacataacattaaccctaaaactgtttgggagcatcattcagctttcaacatgcattgcgaaagatattctgcaagcaataattcaattttacacagagaaaaacagacgggaatatcattgtgggttgaaaaaaaaaatgcaacaaagttggaagcgacatttcacatttatagttaatagttggcttgctatgtatttgtattgtaatgtatttttcgtTTGTTGAAAGGGGGCCCTCacggcttagtgtgtttgctcagacacgtcaaaaattagacgGAACATTGCTATTTTggtatgtttttcaaatgtttcacaAAGGGTTCCGACCCGATAAGTTATACAGATCATAGCGCAGGTTTCTGCGATACTGTATTGTGCGTTCTCTCTCTACCTCAGATGCAGACACTGGGGATGATCAGCAACTCCGTCAGCAGCCCGTCGTCTCCGGAGGACCTGGCCCCCTCGGGAACCGGCGAGTGGCGCCTGATGAAAGACCACGAGCTCCTCTACTGCTTCCGCCGTGACTCGGACAAGATCCAGAACTATCTGAAGATCCTCAAGTGTCGCATCGTACCCGACCACGGCTGCTGAACGGGAGACAAGTATCACGGAACCATTTGGAATCAAGAAGCTCCCCTTCCTAACTACACAgatactgtgaaaaaaaattctccttaTGATAAGCACAGAAAAggaaattttgttttcatattacGATGTATTTCTTTTGCAATGCATATCTAACTATAACGCAATATTAAATGTCAGAACAAATCTTTGCGCTCACCTGTTCATAAATGATCCTTCGTAGTTGACTGCAACACAACAATTAGGTGTCACGCCGCCTCCTTTTAGTACGCAAACCTGATTTTGGATTTGGAAAGTTCTTATAAAAGAAACCACTGCACCCAAggaaaaagtcataatttttccccaaataaagTCCCACTACGATATAATAAGGTACCGAGGAATCGTTGTTGcaataaggttttttttttttggcaggccgCTCCCCATAGCTAATTCCCTTTGCTGGCCCCAGCGTGAATACCACCGCATGGTACGGGTGTCCCTAATTTTGTGGTGGGTGCGTAGATATGACCCACAATGTGACAAAGAGCCTGTGCGGAAGATCACTTAAAAGTCATCAAACGGggaaaaattttaattcatgtgtTTATTAATAGTCTTAAgtcgtagaaaaaaaaaaatcatgtgtgaTAGCGTGAGATGTAATGGAATTTCAAGATGCGGCCGCTACGTTGATGATCTCCGACCTCCCGCTGGTCTGCTCCACGCAGGCCACGTGGAGGGAGCCGTCCCTGCAAAAACACACGCCAACCGTTGGAAAGACGCACGCCACGTGTCGGTGACGCCAAAAGTACCTTTTCATGGTGACCACTGTGTCGATGTTGTGGCACTCCTTTTTGGGCTCCAGGCCTCGCAATATTATCTGTACAAGCGacacaaaccaaaatatttaaatCGATGATGTCGCCGCTGTCACAATTCTACTCCTCCCACGTGCTTAAACAATTTCTCCTTATTTAATACACTTTTCGGACGCAAAAACACCAAATGCACGTTTGTGCCGGGTATTAGCGTACTTTGGCGAGCTTCTCTGGCTGCTCTGAAGCGAATCGCTGGTAAATCTCCAAGCAGAGGGACGAGAGTTGGCCTCCGCCGCTCAGCGTGTGATTTCGCCGGGCGGGAAGCGGCAGGCCGGACGGGAGGAGCACCGTGAATGCCTCGGCTCCGGATTCGTCCACCTCCTGTCACACGCGCAAAAGACATTTTCGCTTCAATCTACGGAACACACCCAAGCGTATGACGTCAATTCACGATTGCGGACGACAAGATTAGCGCACGCTGAAGATTTATCACAAGTTGACAAATGCTCAATGAGGAACGGTGCAAAAATATGGTGGAAAGGCGAAAGTATTTCGACAAGAGCGAGATATTATCTCGGGTTCGGTGAGAATACCTTGACGAGGATGTCCGAGGCGGACACATCCACTTGGACGGACTCCCCGTCGGCGACGAGGCCGTCCCTGCCGGCCAACAGCCCCGCCTGGAGGGCCGCGCCCACCGCGATGACCTCGTCGGGAGGCGCCGAGCTCAGCAGCTCCACATCGGGGAACATGTCCCGCAACATCTGCTGCAGGCGAGGGATCCGCGCCGACCCGCCGCACAGGATCACCTGCCGCGCGGACAATTTCAGCATTTATCCTCCCGACTGTCAACAAACGCCCGACGATCAGAGGAATTGATGATCCCGTGGTCCGGGCGTGTTAAAAacggagagagggagggaggaggacaTACCTTGTTGATGTCACGAGTGGAGAGTTTGGTCTCCTCCAGCAGGCGCCTGATTGGCTGGATGCTCTTGTTGAAGAGGGAGGAGCAGAGCAGCTCAAATCGAGCCCTGAGGGGAAGCATACACGTTAaagcacattatttcatttttatgaggACATTCAATACAGCTTAGGAACTATTATCACTATTGTAAAAATGTCGCATTTTCATCTTCTAGAATTCCACGTTTGCAATGACATTCCCAaacttttccacattttcaacaTATTTACCTCCTCCAACGTTTCTTGGCATTCCACTCAATCAGGACTTTTTGGGATCTTTCCCATTCCTATATATTCATAACATAGTTTACCTAGCATAGTTACCTCCTTCCATGTTTTAACAATTCTATGATTTCCACAGCATTTCTGCCAGGCTTCAACTTTTCAGTATTCCCGCACAATTCAACTCtagttttaaaatgttctatttCAATGACTGGTCGATAACTTTAAATCATTTGACATGTACtgctatttttgtgtgtgcatacaGCAAAGCCACGGTTCTCGAACCTCGTTGTTTTTGTAACAATTCGGGTTTGAGacgaaaattgagattttttttgcttctgttttcaaatgaaaatcggtatttgaatgcccccgacaaaatccagaaataacatatttcGTGCggtcagaccagctgacccacgacgcgatTTGTTGCGAATCCCCACACCGCTGAAAAAAACGTTCACGGCGCAAACAGTTGACCCAACCACGACGCGTTtcgttattgtctattcgaatcccccccccccccaaaaaaaaaaaaaaaaaacaaataacataacgcgcgtgCCCCAACCAGCGGATTTTTGTAGCTTCTATACAGCAACGTGTGCCGGTAGTGACTGCTGTTTTTCTACTTATCGAGGACAaccatattaacccccaatcatgcaCTCCCAGcatagcatactctactactaaagcatacattttaagcaaaaattaaatgtatttcttccattattttattatatagagtatttaaactgtacatgtatttctattatgcagtttattatcaggaaaagctaaaaaaaaaatgatttgaaaagcttaattttttaggattggaacgcattatttctttttccattcattataatgggaaacatcgattcggttctcgaacaaatcccttctcgaaccattttctggaacggattgtggtcgagaaccgaggcatcactgtatatatatattttttctatgAATTACTTTCCACTCACCTGGACACATTGCAGTCAAAGTCAACGCCATCATGCAGGGAGTCCACAAAGCAGTTGGCCGAGCCCAACGTGGACAGGGAGTGCTTGGCCATGTCTGCTCCGTTCATCAGCTTCAGCATGGCACGGGCGTTGCCGGTCACGTCGTGTTTGAAAGTGCTGCACGGCACGCGTGAACGAAAACGGGGAAACGAGGAGACGGCCAACAATGAATCGTCCGCAGAAAAAGTGGACAACGGTGACGGATCGGCGGGTACCGTTTGAACTCAGTGGCAAGGTGCTGGGCCAAGGCCTGCGTGAAGCTCTCTCCGCCGATGCTGTGGTCGGTCTGGGTGTTCAGGACCCGGAACATTCCTCCGCTCACCTGCAGCGCGGTCACGCTCAGAGACGTGCCGCCCAATTTGTAGACTAGAACGTGGCTGAAGACACAGGAAAGGTGTTGGGGGTTCTCAAAGGAAGTCATCGAAAGACAGAAAATATTAATCACAGAAATGGAGAAATGAGAGGGCTACCTTTTTGGAGCAGAACAGTCCTGCCCGATGTTGTAGGCTAAAAGGGCGGCGGCGGGCTCATGAATCAACCTGAGGACATTGAACCCGGCGGCTTCGGCGGCCTCCCTGCGCGACCAAACAGCCCGGTTAACACGGAACCGCGAGAAAAGAAACGTGGATGTGACCGACCTCAGGGCGCGCTTCTGAGGGGGCCCAAATTCAAACGGGACGGTGATGACGGCGTCGGTGACGTCCGAGCCCAGAGCTGACTGTGCAGTTTCTGGAAAAGCAAATGTTAAACGCATGCGTCCAATACATGTCCACTTGTTTTTGTCAACGCTTGTTACCTTTCATCTTGTGCAAAATGAGCTTGGCCACATCCTCCGGAGAAAAATACTTGCGTTGTTCTCCTGCCGTAATCTCGTAAAATGGCTTCCCGGATCGGTTTACCACCTGTGTAGAACGCGCGATGCTCAcaagttaattattattattttagtggtaaagacattaaaacaaacaaaatactaaAATCACCTGGCACTTGGTCTGTGACCTATGAGCTTGTGTCTCAGCATCGTCAAAGCTGCTCATTGAGAAACAAGTCAACAGTAAAATGGTTATTTTATTTCAGCAAGTTCTTACAAGAAGTATTAAGCGTATTACAGCGACACAACAAAAATTATGACATGTTGACTTGAGCTATTGattgaattttgaaaatgaagtcaaaaatagagttttccttttatttcaaTACTACGTTAAATTTCATTCTCttctctctttatatatatatatatatatatatatatatatacacacacacacacacacacacaactttagTCTCATAGGGCCCTTTAATCTGAAATAATCTCTTTAAAAATAACTATTGTCATAATATTATGAgtaatattgaaaataaacatattttctgCCACTTTatctaaaacaaattaaaaactactttttccccgtttaacatttcaaatgttcacCTGTCCAGTGTGGCTCCAACAGTATTTCGTATaaagtctccccccccccaaaaaaaaaaaaaaaaaaacgatccaaAACGGTTGCGTTACCTTCTCCCCAGGACTTGCTTGACCTTCACGACCGTGTTGGCGGCGTTGCGGACTCGCCCTTGCTTGGCTGCAATGCCCACAAGCTGCGGAAGACAAATGCAGATTATTAAACATTTCAGGCGTCCTGCCTGGACACCCCAGTAGGGATGGGCAAGAAATCGATTTCATCAATAAATTCTAATTTATTTGGGTTTTTGTCCTCCATTAATAACGTGagttcatttcacattatctgtaaatctgacatATTTATTCATAGCATTAATGTGGAACTTTAACACTGGAGAAAACTCCATATTTACCATGAGGAGAAATTCAGCGTTATCCCAGAAAgggagacaaaaaaagtgaactggAATATTTCAAcaccatccatttttaatgaattgtaCCTGCTCGCTGTCTCTGTAGGCGACCACAGCTGGAGTCACTCTGTCTCCTGCATCGTTGGCAATGACATCAGCCCGACCGTCCTACACACATTAACTATTGAAACCAAACTCAACAGACAAAATATCCCGCCCACCCCCAACCAagataaatacacacacacacacaatatacatAAAACTGTGCGACAAACGGTAAAAACGACTAAACCACACAAGTTGTTTGCATTCAGCTGAGCTGTACAGCACCGGCATGgaagttagcatgttagcatttgcCCAAACTAAGGCAGCCTTGAAACCGAAATATACTATTGGATAACAAATACTGGTCCTGAATTATGACACAAATGCAACAACAACGCGAAAGGGACGTAAGCGGCGAGACGTTACCCACCTTGAATATCGCCACACAGGCGCATGTGTAACCGAAATGAACGCCGATCGCGGCCATGATGGACCAACTGCAACCGGCGTCACGTGGTCGCCAGGCGTGCAAACGACATCCGGGCGAGGCCTTCACAACAAAAGCATCACACTTATGCCTACAAAATAAGTTTTGTTCGATttggaaatactgtactgtactattagtgtgactgaaaaaaattgctcaGAAATATTATTTAAGGACATAAAGCATCACACCAAGCGATTAATCAATAATACAATTTATCTTATTTATGAAGAGTATATGTTAAATTACATAAACTGTAACTTAACCAGACGTGATTCTATCGGAGGTTTATGGGTGCTGCGCTCCTGGCCGTGCAAAATTTGTGTTCAGCAATAATTGTGAAATCtgttcaaaagatttttttttcccaaagaaaGCATAAAGAaaggaaagcatttttttcctattagATAGGGCTATGTCCCGACAAATTGATGTTCCTCCCTTCACTTCGACATAGTTGCTTGACACAGAGATGCCACCAGAAGGTGTCAATACAGCATTTTTATTAGATCACACGTGGCTCGGGATGACCTGGTGACCTTTCCAGTAAATAACAGATCCAAAGacatagcagaaaaaaaaatgacttgtcCCTTTTTTGGTCCAATCAAGTGGTTTATTTTACTTGCAAAGACATTGAAGTTGCTCTGTGTGTCTCCGGGCCAAAGGGAACAAACTCGGTTTGGGCCGTGCGGCTATTAATAACAGCGAGCAGCGCACCATGTCGCCGCTTCTCCTCAGCACTCTGCTGCTTTTAAATGGGGTGTCTTGTTCCAAGGCAGCAAACTGTCAAGGTACCAAATTAATTTTCAGGTCGAAAACGCGTGTGTGTACCCGACATCGAGTGGATCGTATATTGCATGCAAGTCCGAGGCCCAACCACGGCCCGCTCGAGAAAAGCACCAATAAGAATAGCGAGCATGTTTCGTGACTGCCAACAACGATTCGGCTTTTGCGGTGTGCGAGGGGTTCCTCGGCGGACTTTACCGAAGGATGACGTCCGCTCACAAAGAGCTGACTCCCGCTCTGGTGGAGGAAGAACTGTTCCGGGCTTGCTCCGCCGCCCAGGGCAAGGAGGCCAGGCTGGTGAGAACGTGCACGCTGTGCGGcaaagatggatggagggaggggggggaaatTCCATATTATagtaatatatattgtaatttttattgtttttatcctgttttaaatgtttcagctctttgttttcaaatgcattcaatcatgtaaagcacattagtGACCTCGTGTATTAAATGCGCTCtacaaataaatttcctttgctttaGTGGAAAGATCAGGGATAAGTCACACTAGGTACAATTAATACGATCATTAAAATCCTAGTCGTGAGTCTATTTTGATATACATTTACATATCTCTGACCAGCTGTACAAATGACTTTAGTCATAAAAATcgacaaaaattacatttttaaaaatcattcatatgaCAGGCATTGCTACAGAGTATACCGTATAATCAATTTAATACGTACGGaaattttaattgctttttgaCGTGACCCAAATTAATCAAACTTTTACTATAAagcaaatgttaattttttaacTTACATTTAATAGATTTATTATTTGACACAAATGCATAGAAAGAAAATACTGTGTATatctggttattttttttaatcatcacacCCCGTAATGTAAACTTAATGCTTGATTTTggtcagaattttaaaaatttatttttttaagtatataAATGTACATTTCGAACCattgaaatattacatttacCCCTCTACTGTTCTGTATTTAATTACAGGTAAAAACATTTtgccatgtttcattttttgtcatcagGTTTTATTTCGGGCACAGCAATGACAACTCAAGTGAttccaaaaaaacaattccaaataTTAAGATATAAATTGCGATATAAACTGTGAAACGGCACAAAACATGGGCTTTTCTAGAATTCTATTTGGGGAATAACGGGCCGTACGCGTGTCCCAGTGTTACTACTCAGGAGCCAGCAGTGACGCGGCGACCCGCGTCACGCCATCCGTGTCCCAGCCTCTGGCTTCCCACGTTCCTGTGGAGATTTGCCGGCGCCTGAGCAGCAGGGACACGCAAATATGTCAACTCAAACACGGTAACATAAGATCACATCGATTCGTGGTTATAAGAATTaaagaatccttttttttttttttttaaaatcccagAGACCGAGCTGAAGGATTTGAGCAGCGAAGGCTTGAAAAGGATGCGCGTGGCGGAGCTGAGGAACATTTTAGCCTCGTGGGGAGAGGAGTGCCgagggtgcctggagaaacacGAATTCGTCAGCCTCATCCTGGAGAAGGCCTCGCTTCAGACTCACAAAGCCGAACTGTGAATGAATCGGCGTCTGAAATGCGACACAGATCTAAACGGCGGCTTTATTTGGAATTTCAGAAAAGTGGTCCAACGCACCACAGAGCGGAGGAGTAGATCTCAACTACAAATACTGACTGGGGTGATCTGGACAGCACACAGAAAATTTACAGATAGATTCCTCACAAAATGGGGGGTGGAAGGTTTCacactctctcactctctctctctctctctccgagAGTCCAACAGTTCCCAAATTCCAAGGGAAAGTAGACAGTTTTCCGTGTGATCCTCagcttttgctttgcttagtttttttccttttgtttgcgGTGCTGTCGGCGGGGGGTGCCGGCATCACCGGAGGGGCTCCCAGCTTCTTGGTTTTGGCCTTTTTTACTTTGTCCTTAATGGCGCCGATGTCCAGCTTGCTTTCCACGGGAGCTGAAATTGCACACGTGAATACGTCTCAGCCACACCAGGTATTTACAGCACGGCATTCTCAAATTCTTGGAGGAGTCGATTAATTTGCAATATTTGTGCAATGTGATGACGCGTACGTGTTATTCCCG carries:
- the cdnf gene encoding cerebral dopamine neurotrophic factor, producing the protein MSPLLLSTLLLLNGRACFVTANNDSAFAVCEGFLGGLYRRMTSAHKELTPALVEEELFRACSAAQGKEARLCYYSGASSDAATRVTPSVSQPLASHVPVEICRRLSSRDTQICQLKHETELKDLSSEGLKRMRVAELRNILASWGEECRGCLEKHEFVSLILEKASLQTHKAEL
- the hspa14 gene encoding heat shock 70 kDa protein 14 yields the protein MAAIGVHFGYTCACVAIFKDGRADVIANDAGDRVTPAVVAYRDSEQLVGIAAKQGRVRNAANTVVKVKQVLGRSFDDAETQAHRSQTKCQVVNRSGKPFYEITAGEQRKYFSPEDVAKLILHKMKETAQSALGSDVTDAVITVPFEFGPPQKRALREAAEAAGFNVLRLIHEPAAALLAYNIGQDCSAPKSHVLVYKLGGTSLSVTALQVSGGMFRVLNTQTDHSIGGESFTQALAQHLATEFKRTFKHDVTGNARAMLKLMNGADMAKHSLSTLGSANCFVDSLHDGVDFDCNVSRARFELLCSSLFNKSIQPIRRLLEETKLSTRDINKVILCGGSARIPRLQQMLRDMFPDVELLSSAPPDEVIAVGAALQAGLLAGRDGLVADGESVQVDVSASDILVKEVDESGAEAFTVLLPSGLPLPARRNHTLSGGGQLSSLCLEIYQRFASEQPEKLAKIILRGLEPKKECHNIDTVVTMKRDGSLHVACVEQTSGRSEIINVAAAS
- the prl2 gene encoding prolactin 2 isoform X2 codes for the protein MFDPTLTWLGPTPSLYSSLLKTRFREGPSLRNPRKDHLLALQDAGKAHVRYYRRSACRLRSLHLSCQSLRPVWLLLAGLTSGGGPTSVTAAPVCANGQAGCRVRSLANLFDRVIQHSARMHGISDDLHSDFEQFFVPSRNHIGRLSRNCHTAHLITPDGKENAQRIAREELTEVILKLLVAWRDPLWHFHQMAAHHHDPANFSSDKALEMSDMVRELRIGVEKVAQKMQTLGMISNSVSSPSSPEDLAPSGTGEWRLMKDHELLYCFRRDSDKIQNYLKILKCRIVPDHGC
- the prl2 gene encoding prolactin 2 isoform X1, translated to MSSRDSGFARVPCQMFDPTLTWLGPTPSLYSSLLKTRFREGPSLRNPRKDHLLALQDAGKAHVRYYRRSACRLRSLHLSCQSLRPVWLLLAGLTSGGGPTSVTAAPVCANGQAGCRVRSLANLFDRVIQHSARMHGISDDLHSDFEQFFVPSRNHIGRLSRNCHTAHLITPDGKENAQRIAREELTEVILKLLVAWRDPLWHFHQMAAHHHDPANFSSDKALEMSDMVRELRIGVEKVAQKMQTLGMISNSVSSPSSPEDLAPSGTGEWRLMKDHELLYCFRRDSDKIQNYLKILKCRIVPDHGC
- the prl2 gene encoding prolactin 2 isoform X3 gives rise to the protein MPGKLTSVWLLLAGLTSGGGPTSVTAAPVCANGQAGCRVRSLANLFDRVIQHSARMHGISDDLHSDFEQFFVPSRNHIGRLSRNCHTAHLITPDGKENAQRIAREELTEVILKLLVAWRDPLWHFHQMAAHHHDPANFSSDKALEMSDMVRELRIGVEKVAQKMQTLGMISNSVSSPSSPEDLAPSGTGEWRLMKDHELLYCFRRDSDKIQNYLKILKCRIVPDHGC